From the endosymbiont of Bathymodiolus septemdierum str. Myojin knoll genome, one window contains:
- a CDS encoding GpE family phage tail protein — MSVVFHWQPSEMDTMSLDELMSFRKMAQERNKYE, encoded by the coding sequence ATCTCAGTCGTGTTTCATTGGCAACCAAGCGAAATGGACACAATGAGCCTTGATGAGTTAATGAGTTTTAGGAAAATGGCGCAGGAGCGCAACAAATATGAGTAA
- a CDS encoding phage tail tape measure protein: MVAAKIPAIIGAISTAFTALKVVMLANPVVAIVTAIAAAAYLIYDNWEGISGFFTGIWDGIKSVFYSGIVFIVESVKRITALIPDKFLPDSMSAESLDKTIAKYKTLSSTIKTNDIASKILVNNKPQPAQKSTVEVNVKIDSQAPATVEKVKTTGFASANLDLGNFATAY, translated from the coding sequence ATGGTTGCAGCCAAAATACCCGCCATAATCGGCGCAATATCGACGGCTTTTACAGCGCTAAAGGTCGTTATGCTCGCTAATCCTGTGGTTGCCATCGTTACCGCTATTGCCGCTGCTGCTTATCTGATTTACGACAACTGGGAGGGTATTAGCGGTTTTTTCACTGGAATTTGGGACGGAATTAAGAGTGTTTTTTACTCGGGAATTGTTTTTATTGTTGAATCAGTTAAGCGAATAACAGCGTTAATTCCCGATAAATTCTTGCCAGATTCAATGTCAGCTGAAAGCCTTGATAAAACCATTGCAAAATACAAGACGCTTTCAAGCACTATTAAAACCAACGATATTGCTAGCAAAATATTGGTAAACAACAAGCCTCAGCCCGCGCAAAAATCAACGGTCGAAGTTAATGTTAAAATAGACTCACAAGCCCCTGCCACGGTTGAAAAAGTCAAAACCACTGGATTTGCAAGTGCAAATCTTGATCTTGGCAATTTTGCCACGGCGTATTAA